One Luteolibacter yonseiensis genomic window carries:
- a CDS encoding glutamate synthase subunit beta, translating to MGKPTGFMEVDRVTDSETPPLERIRNWFEFKIHSDEKTQRAQGSRCMDCGTPFCHTGHIVSGMASGCPVHNLIPEWNDLVFRGRWKEALQRLHKTNNFPEFTGRVCPAPCEGSCVLGVIEPPVTIKNNECAIIDRGWEEGWVVPKIPARRTGKKVAVIGSGPAGLACADQLNQAGHEVTVFEREDRIGGLLMYGIPNMKLDKERVVQRRVNLMAQEGITFKTGVFVGRDGEWTATRLRNDFDAVVLCCGATAGRDLSIENRDASGVHMAMEFLTANTRHQLDHQFDGTNPALNATGKDVVVIGGGDTGTDCVGTSLRHGCNSVIQLEIMPQPPEKRAANNPWPEWPKVYKLDYGQEEAAAVQGRDPRHYLVQTKRFLKDSAGNLAGLEIVNIEWAKDDQGRFIPQDVEGTLRVIPCQIALLAMGFTGPENEVIQQFALDTDVRSNIKADHGTFTTNVPGVFAAGDVRRGQSLVVWAINEGRGAARECDRFLMGETNLP from the coding sequence ATGGGCAAACCAACAGGATTCATGGAAGTGGATCGGGTCACCGATTCCGAAACCCCGCCGCTTGAACGCATCAGGAACTGGTTCGAGTTCAAGATCCATTCCGACGAGAAGACGCAACGCGCCCAAGGCTCGCGCTGCATGGACTGCGGCACGCCGTTCTGCCACACCGGCCACATCGTCTCCGGCATGGCCAGCGGCTGTCCGGTCCACAACCTCATCCCCGAGTGGAACGATCTCGTATTCCGCGGCCGGTGGAAGGAGGCCCTTCAGCGCCTTCACAAGACAAACAATTTCCCGGAATTCACCGGCCGCGTCTGCCCCGCTCCGTGCGAGGGTTCCTGCGTGCTGGGCGTCATCGAGCCGCCCGTCACCATCAAGAACAACGAGTGCGCCATCATCGACCGCGGTTGGGAGGAAGGCTGGGTCGTGCCGAAAATCCCGGCCAGGCGTACCGGGAAAAAAGTCGCGGTCATCGGCTCCGGCCCCGCCGGGCTCGCCTGCGCGGACCAGCTCAACCAAGCCGGCCACGAGGTCACCGTTTTCGAACGCGAGGACCGCATCGGCGGACTGCTCATGTATGGCATTCCGAACATGAAGCTGGACAAGGAACGCGTCGTCCAGCGCCGCGTAAACCTCATGGCGCAGGAAGGCATCACCTTCAAGACCGGTGTCTTCGTCGGCAGGGACGGCGAATGGACCGCCACACGCCTGCGGAATGATTTCGACGCCGTGGTCCTCTGTTGCGGAGCCACCGCCGGACGGGACCTTTCCATCGAAAACCGCGACGCCTCCGGGGTCCACATGGCCATGGAGTTCCTCACCGCGAACACCCGCCACCAGCTCGATCACCAGTTCGATGGAACCAACCCCGCGCTGAACGCCACGGGCAAGGACGTCGTCGTCATCGGCGGCGGAGACACCGGCACCGACTGCGTGGGTACCAGCCTGCGCCATGGATGTAATAGCGTGATCCAATTGGAAATCATGCCGCAGCCACCGGAAAAACGCGCCGCGAACAACCCGTGGCCCGAGTGGCCGAAAGTTTACAAACTGGACTACGGCCAGGAAGAAGCCGCTGCCGTCCAAGGCCGCGATCCGCGCCACTACCTCGTCCAGACGAAACGTTTCCTCAAGGACTCCGCCGGAAACCTGGCCGGACTCGAAATCGTCAACATCGAATGGGCGAAGGATGACCAGGGCCGTTTCATTCCCCAGGATGTCGAAGGCACCCTGCGCGTCATCCCCTGCCAGATCGCCCTGCTCGCCATGGGCTTCACCGGCCCGGAAAACGAAGTCATCCAGCAGTTCGCCCTCGATACCGACGTCCGCTCGAACATCAAGGCGGACCACGGAACCTTCACCACCAACGTCCCCGGAGTCTTCGCCGCTGGCGACGTCCGCCGTGGCCAGTCCCTCGTCGTCTGGGCCATCAACGAAGGTCGCGGCGCGGCAAGGGAGTGCGACCGGTTCCTCATGGGCGAGACGAATTTGCCATGA
- a CDS encoding ThuA domain-containing protein produces MFRTFLTLAIATALPASAGKIGVLLITGQNNHDWVSSTPVIERLLEETGRFDVTVSTTPSPESPKDAWNDWNPAFKNYDVVLSDYNGEIWPDTVKTNFTAYVNDGGRVTLVHAANNAFGGWKEFETMTGLLWRDSNSGDRVYLDENEKPVRQPKGEGPGAGHGAGHAYQITTRDSQNPIFKDLPKVWMHVADELYHGQRGPAENMRILATAFSSKESGGTGVHEPMIWWIPYGKGRVITLVPGHMGKDQSKPTP; encoded by the coding sequence ATGTTCAGAACCTTTCTCACACTCGCGATCGCCACCGCGCTTCCCGCATCCGCGGGGAAGATCGGCGTGCTCCTCATCACCGGACAGAACAACCATGACTGGGTGTCCAGCACTCCCGTCATCGAACGTCTGCTTGAGGAGACGGGGCGCTTCGACGTCACCGTGAGCACCACGCCTTCTCCCGAGTCGCCGAAGGACGCGTGGAACGACTGGAATCCCGCGTTCAAGAACTATGACGTGGTCCTGAGCGACTACAACGGCGAGATATGGCCGGATACCGTGAAAACCAACTTCACCGCCTACGTGAATGACGGCGGCCGCGTGACCCTCGTCCACGCCGCCAACAACGCGTTCGGCGGGTGGAAGGAATTTGAGACGATGACCGGTCTGCTCTGGCGGGATTCGAATTCCGGCGACCGGGTCTATCTCGACGAAAACGAAAAACCCGTCCGCCAGCCGAAAGGGGAGGGACCCGGCGCGGGGCATGGTGCCGGTCATGCCTATCAGATCACCACGCGCGACTCGCAGAATCCCATCTTCAAGGATCTGCCGAAGGTCTGGATGCACGTCGCCGACGAACTCTACCACGGCCAGCGCGGCCCGGCGGAAAACATGCGCATCCTCGCCACCGCCTTCTCGTCCAAGGAGAGTGGCGGCACGGGCGTGCACGAACCGATGATCTGGTGGATCCCCTATGGCAAGGGACGGGTCATCACACTCGTCCCCGGACACATGGGGAAAGATCAAAGCAAACCCACTCCTTAA